The genomic stretch TTGTATTGTTTCAAAATAGCCGAATATGCTTTtcttaaagaaaatttacagatattcattataaaaataatttgttaaaaCATCCAAGATAAAGTAAACTAGTAATAACGATTACCTCAAATTATTgcaataatttattaaattatcaacaCATATACACCATTCTCAAGATTTTTTATAGAAGACAACTATGTTTTGAATGTATtgattaaatatatatagggctttaaaaaaaatattggaattttatttaatagtataaactttattttaatcttcgaacaaaattatagaaacttaggaacaaaaaaatataacttCAACGATGGTGTATACATTTTTGTCCAAAAAAgttgataaaattaataattcaatgtTCATTAAAGCATTAAGAAAATAAGCATACGTAAGAACCTAGAAGAAGCAAATTTAGTAAACAATAATAGTTATTGGTCATTATTTTAATGTGGTTGTTAGCTTATATCCGTCTGATAAGCAGCTCTTTATATTATCAATCtctatttttagaaataaacTTTGGATCGGATCTGAGCACCCATTCAGTCCAAGACCCGTCATAAACAGTAATGTTTTGTAATCCAGCAATCTCTAAAGCTGTTTTTATAATTACACTGGTAACACCAGTGCCACACATTACAATTGTAGGCTTATTTTCGTCAATTGTAATGTTTAAGACAGAACATGcttttgatattttctCCTTCATAGCTTCTTTTGTTTCTGGATAGCTTTGGTTGGCAAAGTCAAGTACATCAGTAAAAGGCAATGGCTGAACACCAGAAATATGACCTGAGGGCATACCAGGCCTTGGTTCTGGTGCCTTTCCTTCAAATCTAGCCAATGATCTGGCGTCGAAAgcattataatttttggaTAATTCACCTGAAGTGACTAATTTCATCATAGTTTCATAAGAAACTACTtcagaatttttcaaattaatgGTTGAGATATATTCAGTTGGGGGGTAAGGCGATTCCTTTGTTACTTTAGTGGTTTCAATTGGATGTTCCAAATCTTTATAAATATGGAAATtgttcaataaataaattgaagGATGACCAAAGATTCCTAGAGTCCATGCACAACGAGGTGCACTAAAATTGCCAATTCTATCATAAACTACTAAAATATCATCTTTCTTTACCCCTAATTTATTCATggatttattgaaaaattgcaAGTCTGGTAGCATATGGGAATATGGAGAATTAACATCCTTAATGGAGTCAATATCGAAAAATATCGATCCTGGAATCCTTTCAATCtctttaaattcttgaaatCCATTTCTATTCAAATTTGGTAGAAACCAAGTTGCATCAACAGGGATGACTCTTTGAGATTTAGttgtttttaataattcgaCAAATGATGCTGGATTGATGATCTTAAATAAGGACATTGTCGTAACTATGTGTATAGTTTGATGTGTAATGAAGCGTatgtatttatatttgatgatttacttttttttttaaaagctCCTcggaatttgaaatttatagAGGACTACGAAATTTTGttaaaagaattgattGGATAAATAGATAGTACTTCAAAAAGTCTTCTTATTAAGatatacaaaaaatttaagatGCTTATCTATGGTCTAATATAATCCA from Henningerozyma blattae CBS 6284 chromosome 4, complete genome encodes the following:
- the TUM1 gene encoding thiosulfate sulfurtransferase (similar to Saccharomyces cerevisiae YOR251C; ancestral locus Anc_8.691), whose amino-acid sequence is MSLFKIINPASFVELLKTTKSQRVIPVDATWFLPNLNRNGFQEFKEIERIPGSIFFDIDSIKDVNSPYSHMLPDLQFFNKSMNKLGVKKDDILVVYDRIGNFSAPRCAWTLGIFGHPSIYLLNNFHIYKDLEHPIETTKVTKESPYPPTEYISTINLKNSEVVSYETMMKLVTSGELSKNYNAFDARSLARFEGKAPEPRPGMPSGHISGVQPLPFTDVLDFANQSYPETKEAMKEKISKACSVLNITIDENKPTIVMCGTGVTSVIIKTALEIAGLQNITVYDGSWTEWVLRSDPKFISKNRD